GACGAGCGCCATCTTCTCGCGCTCGTAGACGTAGATCAGGTTCTCCGACGGGCGGGCCACGAAGACGAACCCGAGCCCCGCCGCCAGCCCGCCGGGCACCCCGGTGAGGTTGCGCCCGGCCGTCCAGCCCGACGCGACCGGGTCGCCGCCGGGGAAGTCCGCCATTGGGATCGTGTCGCCGTACCAAGGGTTCTTGTGCGGAGTCATGCCGCGCTGGAACCGGGTCAGCACCTGGCCGAGGTTCTTCAGGCTGCCGTCCGGCAATCGTTCGCCCCAGCGGGTGTGGTCGGCGTAGAAGTACTTCTCGTCCCCGGTGACGACAGTTCCGCCGGAGCCCTGCGGGTAGAGCTGGGCGACCGGCCGCGCGATGGCCCCGTCACCGAAGCGGTAGACGCCCTTCTCCCGCGAGTACTCGTCGTAGACGGAGTTGGTGTACGCCAGGCCATCCGTGGCCTGAGGGTCGACGAAGAGCCCCGCGACCCTTACCTGCACCCATTTTCTGCCGTAGCCGGGCCACTTCTGGTCCGTCGGGTGGATGTACGCGGCGTCCTCGGCGGACAGGGTTTCCGCGAGCCACGACGTGCGGTGCGACAGCGGGGGCTCGGCCGCCGCTGTCGCACCGGGCACGACGAGCATCGCCGCCAGCAACAGACGTTTCCACATGGCCGAGAGTCTCGGAGCCCGCGGCCGCGCGGAGAAGCGTTTGCTCCTTGTGCTGCCTCTTAGGGCTGCACGGGGATGAGTTCGTCGCGGGAGATCGCCAGCATCTCCTCGCGCGAGACCACCTTGATCCGCTCCCGCCCGCGCTCGTCGCCGAGCCGCAGCTCGTGCACGTCCAGCCGGTTCCAGCCTTCGTGCGTGGTGTAGCGGATGTCCCTGCGCTCCAGCAGGTCCAGGATCGCGGCCGGGTCCGGTTCGGTGGCCTCGCGCAGCGTCGGCAGGTCGGAGAGCAGGCTGCCGACCGTCTCCAGCGCGTCGCCCTTGGTGTGCCCGATCAACCCCACCGGGCCGCGCTTGATCCAGCCGGTGACGTAGCAACCGGGCACCTGCTGGCCGTCCTGCCCGAGGACCCGGCCCGCGTCGTGCGGCACCGTGCCGGAGGAGTGGTCGAACGGCAGATCCGCCAGGTGCGAGCCCAGGTAGCCGACCGCGCGGTACACCGCCTGCACGTCCCAGTCGTGGAACACGCCCGTGCCGCGCGCGCCGCCGTTGCCGTCCAGCTCCATCCGCTCGGTGCGCAGCCCCGTCACTCCGCCCTCGCCCAGCACTTCAACCGGCCGGTGCAGGAAGTGCAGGTGCAGTCGCCGCGGACGGTTCCCGGGATCGCGGATCGCCCAGTCCTGCAAGGTCTTCACGACCTGGCGCACCTGGTTGCTGGAGTGGATCGCGGTCATGCTGCCGTCGTCGAACTCGATGTCCTCCGGGTACACCAGCACCTCGACGCTGGGCGAGTGGT
The window above is part of the Allokutzneria albata genome. Proteins encoded here:
- a CDS encoding ferredoxin--NADP reductase domain-containing protein, whose protein sequence is MGAGPAGIYAADILTKSEDLLAGSSIFSDTPVSIDLFERLPAPYGLIRYGVAPDHPRIKQIVHALQRVLEKPQIRLLGNVHYGLDITLEDLRRHYDAVIFSTGASKDRDLEIPGIRLPGSYGAADFVSWYDGHPDVPREWPLTARSVAVLGVGNVALDVARILAKPADELLSTEIPDNVYRGLAASQVTDVHVFGRRGPAQAKFTPLELRELDHSPSVEVLVYPEDIEFDDGSMTAIHSSNQVRQVVKTLQDWAIRDPGNRPRRLHLHFLHRPVEVLGEGGVTGLRTERMELDGNGGARGTGVFHDWDVQAVYRAVGYLGSHLADLPFDHSSGTVPHDAGRVLGQDGQQVPGCYVTGWIKRGPVGLIGHTKGDALETVGSLLSDLPTLREATEPDPAAILDLLERRDIRYTTHEGWNRLDVHELRLGDERGRERIKVVSREEMLAISRDELIPVQP